The following is a genomic window from Labrus bergylta chromosome 2, fLabBer1.1, whole genome shotgun sequence.
cagagaggaagaagagaaatacagacagagaggaagaagagaaatacagacagagaggatgaagagaaatacagagacagagaggaagaagagaaatacagagaggatgaagagaaatacagacagagaggaagaagagaaatacagacagagaggatgaagagaaatacagacagagaggaagaagagaaatacagacagagaggaagaagagaaatacagacagagaggaagaagagaaatacagacagagaggaagaagagaaatacagacagagaggaagaagagaaatacagacagagaggaagaagagaaatacagacagagaggatgaagagaaatacagacagagaggatgatgaATATCAGAGTATCAGCTGTTGCAGTGAGTCGCTGTACTTCTTTCTGTAAAGGTTAAACGTCATCAGTGCATGCAGACAGGCTTTCCTCCATACCTTTTACCGTGACACTCAACGTAGACAGAGAGGATGTAATGGACTCTCTGTATTCCTTTAGCTCGGACCTGGCTGCAGTAATGTCGGCTCTAATGACTGCCATTTCACTCTCCAACACAGCCCGGACCTCAATCTTCAGAGTCTCTATCAAATCTTTGAGCAGGGAGGACAGAAGCTCACTTTGAAAAGTCTCCGTGTCCGTCGTAGATGCGGCTGCAGCTGAGGCTGCTTCTCCCCGGGGAGGTTTTTCAGTGGAGGCCGCGGTCGGAGTACGAGTTGAAGGCCTCGTGGTTAAAAgagatgtttttcttcctttggatgatttagcagacattttgttcagtttgtctcagtACAATGCAACAGGAGACTGAGTTACCTCCAAGTCTTCTTCTCAAAGTGTGTGAAAAATTATACTTTAAAAAGGTTGCTCTGCAGTGCTCTGAAATAAATCTACTCACTCCATcgcctgctcttcttcttcttcttcttcttcttcttcttcttcttcttcttcttcttcttcttttcagagtcctatcttcagtttgtttacatcgccgggacggccggctgactcctcccctcgtgtataaaagttgtttaattgagggactagagaaaagaagaataacatactgtactcactgcttaactgtgtttctagatcacgctcatttcaggtaaatttacatgcagtgtgaagataccagcataataaagatcgctagcattagcatgctaacacaacaatgcaccgcgggttgttttggtttcatgctggtgctcaagggcgacatctgctggatcaaaaaatcacatataaagcctttgatttctttcaggttctccatcatctgtcttctttttaaactttatttctgACAGTGTCTAACAACATGTTCCACTGTCTCCTCTTGTCCACAGTagtcatatttgtgttttcctgttttgaacAATGTGTTATTGAATCCAGTGTGTCCAAATCTGAGTCTTGCCACCTTTTCCTTCAGTCTCTGTTTAATAATGCTCTTCACTTCTGTTCCACTAATGCTAACTATCAAATCCATTTGAGTATGTTTCGTAGCCTCCTTTGCCACCTTGTCTGCTAATTCATTTCCTTTGAAGCCTTTGTGTGCAGGtaccaataaaaacatcatttgaCTTCTGTATAGTGTTTGTTGTCTAAATGTCTGCTGTCTGAATGACTGTAAACTGATGAGTGATGAACTTGAATCTGAACAAATGACTGATCTcagtgttggtgttgttttaaaagcaccTGTACACAGTCTTAATTCCTGATATTGGATAGTATCTAGTTTTTTAAGAGTTGTGCTTGCTGCTGATCCATATACAATACAACCATAATCTAATACTGATCTTATTCATCCTGTATGCTTTCACAGCAGTCTACCCCCCACTCACTTCCAACTAAACCCActcacaacatttcaaactttctgAACATGCAGCCCATGTAACCCTCTCATCAAACCAGAACCCTAAAAACTTAAAGTGTCTTACTCTCTCCACTTCTTGATTATACAGTTTTAatttgatctctctctctctctatctgtgttCTGAAGAATGGGGTCCAAATGAGCCCATATTGGAGGTGGGTCGTGCCTTCTCCTGGGGGAGATGGTGCAGAAGGGCCAGATAAAGCACACCAGTGTGGAGGGTCACCTGCTGATGTGACCCTCCAAAAGTGGACTGACTGGATTTCATTGAAGTATTTACAAGAACAACTTTCACTGAAATCTGTGTGGATCAGGGCATCTTTAGCAGTGAGGTTCAGGAATATTCAAAAGGTGCCTCTTGAagttaaaaagcctgttttggaATTGTAGCACATGCTCATCCTCTAGCATTGGAACATCTTTTTTAACGATGATTGTACTCACTTTAGTCTCTCCACTTTGAGATTTCCACTTTCTCCTGACATCCCTGGGGCAGGGTCACCACCTTACATGAAGACCTGTTCAAGGGATATACAGACACATGCCTTTgggctgctgcagacagtgctgtcaGACATTTCTTCTATGCTTCTTCAGTTTACAATACCCAGCTTGTAGATTATATTTGTCATGAACTACAAATTTCATGTGTCTTACATTGGCACGTCTCTCTCTTTTGGTGGAACAACCCAAAATGGTCTCTGACCACAGAGGAAGGCATAGGAAATGTGTTGGTGCTCTGACACATATTACTTGTGGAGAGTAAGTAAAGTATCAGACAGtagcctcctctgtctctttagTTATTGTGTCCCTCTTGCCTGTAGTCGTTCTGCTGACATCATCCCTGAGGAGAAACTGTCTGACTGATTTAGCTCTCTTCATTTTGTGAGTTTCTTGGACCATTTTTCAAATGGCTTGAGAATCACATCCAATAAGCTTCTTGCAGTATGtcttactttatttatatatatacatatatattttttttattttatttttaatgtgccATAGTACATTGTCATTACAATTACAAATAATCAAGACATAAGTACATATACAGCATACAACATTCTTCTGATTTCTTAGATTACAATTTAAACCTTATATCTACATAAGCTAGCCTCTGtggacttgtttttatttttttgtggctACTCAAGGGAGCCGTAATAAAACGATATACATCCAGAGAGAAAGTACCAAAAATAGAAGTAAATCAAGCAGTATCAGCAATTTGGCTGGCTAGACTGTTGAATAATACCAATAAAgtaatatttgatcgttttgatcaggactgaagttgatcaaaacatttaacctaaaaaagcagaaagaaattaatctgtaatatttttatagcagtttttggaagtgaacatttttatccttaatgactcaagagggtagtacatttttaatctgatgctacacaaaaataGATAATTTGATGCataataatgcatcaaagtaAATATTTTGTCTATCCTTTGACTTATCCAAGACcaaatttttaaaaatccccagccaccaaatatttgttatatggaatcattttttttcataaataacaacagtaacatcaagtaatgaaattggcatgtaaagggttaaaatcctcaaaatgattgaatgtttggtagttttgagcagggctgaagttgtttaagagatttatgcagaaaaaaggaacaaaaaaagtaatctgttctatttttatagcagatttttggaagtggacatttttgtccttaatgacttaagagggcagtaaattaaactgatgcctgagggtttaaagtgtgtcttatacagcagatttgacagtaataacagcttatttcaaggaccttcatataaagtgttacccaagaagaacttagactgaggttctgtctgtgtttaaacagatgtcactaaactctttaaccagagctgtctcagtgctgcggtttggtccaaaacctgactggaagacatccaaacagttgttcaatatcaagaagttatttaacttctgaaacacagctttgtctatcatttgacctaacagaggaagatttgatataggcctgtaattattcattattgtctagattgttcttttctagtagtggcttgatgactgctgttttcagggcctgtgggaagacacctgagagacaagtttaccatttgtaacagatctggagccatgactcctcctcctgctgccaatatcaagacagcaggaggaggactttaattgtttaattgtcacttgttttttattggtgagatcagaacaatacagacattaaagaagggggtccattgtttttctgtaatgtagaacatttaacccccattaccacccccaccccccattatcacatcccccaaccatgaaacagaccagctggacagagtgaacagagtcagctgatcttcagtcagcagtgtttctcagactgacagaccacagagacactgaagaaccaggagaccagaacccaaacccaggatagagaggttcagtgaatgtggtgttgaaggtgtggaggtggatcagtgtgtcagaggagactctgtagaaggacagagagccagcaggacagtccacatacactgctactctgttagagacagaggaggaggaggaggaggaggaggaggaggagatctctgtttctctgttattGTGACAGACATAGTAACCTCCATCAGAGTagatcagactccaggactgatcatttaatccaaaccaacattcacctcctcctctccttctgattcctctgtaactcactgatacataaacctttcctctccactcgacctcccagtaacagcgaccagtcagaccagtcctacacagcagctgaggatAGTAGtgttcaaatctgtctggatgatcaggatatgaccGAAGCTCCTCCACAcatgtcaccttcctgttgttgtcagacagtttcagttttctgttcactgtgtttgtgtccagttccagctcacaggcgtctgatggagagaacgagacacaacacagctgcaggttatcatctgttcattcatcaacaactttactgacacttactgataggggtgtaaaggtacacgtactcggaccggaccgtttcagtacaggactgatccgagtacgcgcggaacaaaagtgatttaatctgtgttcccacacggaccgcaaagcgaaagcacacctcagggtggaggaaggctgcagctgatggtatgggacacagcttttagttagtaacttgtaaaaaagttcaaacataaactgtgcaaactgtgcagattagtagttcctcgagtcctgttggtctggacagttgcatataaccgggatggagttctttttacagacttactcttaagttttgttttcattttcagcgatgatcccgctcaaactaagagcaaaaggggagggggagacgcgtctgtgtgggaacataacctgcagcatgatagaatgaacacctccctccccattcccacaataatggacaaagagacattgacaagacgagagtagtgtgccgttgttgttcagcggacatcgggtacgtcacaggcaacacgtcaaacttattaaagcacttgaaaaggcaccacgcgaacgtaaacatcactgcaactaggaaaaaacagacagccttttgctaataattctaaacgggccaaagccataaaaaatgccattgaagttcttatatcgacagagggaaatattaatagttctgaaactacactgtcccagatgtgattaggtttattatgtgctcaaagagcattcaaaaaagtgttgccttcataaactaaaaggtggaagtgtaatttaaaagaaatatttttatatataggctatattaatgacttcatttcattctaaaatactttatttcattcatatcttttatttattggagactcttttggttgaaggaagcaacataagtttattttatgttttttttacaatgtttaatttaaaatgttattaaaaagtaacctgagcaggtgtacaagtctgaactgtcgatgctgcacttagtccaatgtgtaaaagagaaattataaatgttcctaataaagaaaaaaaagcgttgcatcaggtccctttactgtagtgaaaatgtaccaaaccaaagcttcaaaactgagaactgtactgaactgaaatgtttgtgtaccgttacacccctacttactgagagtcaatcaaacttacagttcatattcagcactgaatg
Proteins encoded in this region:
- the LOC136181159 gene encoding stonustoxin subunit beta-like, whose protein sequence is MKMYEIDSDLVSSSRLDHSGLHRLKPGLRKYACELELDTNTVNRKLKLSDNNRKVTCVEELRSYPDHPDRFEHYYPQLLCRTGLTGRCYWEVEWRGKVYVSVSYRGIRRRGGGECWFGLNDQSWSLIYSDGGYYVCHNNRETEISSSSSSSSSSSVSNRVAVYVDCPAGSLSFYRVSSDTLIHLHTFNTTFTEPLYPGFGFWSPGSSVSLWSVSLRNTAD